One region of Flavobacterium sp. GSB-24 genomic DNA includes:
- a CDS encoding peptidase domain-containing ABC transporter encodes MKKFTHYRQADHKDCGPTCLKIIAKYYGKTINIQELRDFSETTREGSNLLFLSDAAEKIGFRTLGVKLSVKRIEEAPLPCILHWNKDHYVVLYKIKKGKYYISDPAFGLLEYNKEDFVKFWIGNNAGDETKEGIALLIEATPNFFQSDFDKEENSGLGFKFLFKYLFQYKSFLIQLAIGLVASSLLQLIFPFLTQSIVDVGIQNQNIHFIYLILFAMLFIFAGRTGLELIRSWILLHLSTRINISLISDFFIKLMNLPISYFDVRMTGDIMQRINDHRRIERILTTSSLNVLFSVINMFIMGAVLAYFNLQIFLVFFLGSVLYFAWITMFLKRREVLDYKRFAEVSNEQSKVMELINGMQEIKLHNAEKQKRWGWEYVQARLFRVSIKGLVLEQAQTIGSSVINELKNIFIILLSAKLVIDGSITLGMMLAISAIVGNLNGPITQLIEFVRELQDAKISLARLSEIHQKEDELQQEVHQTTEVPNDVDIEIKNLSYRYLGSDIPVLDNLSLIIPANKVTAIVGVSGSGKTTLMKLLLKFYEPEKGEVLIGNAQLKNISQKAWRSNIGAVMQEGFIFSDTIANNIAFGVDRIDKERLIYASDVANIKEYISSLPLGFNTKIGAEGIGMSTGQKQRLLIARAVYKNPEILFFDEATSALDANNEKEIMKKLDIFFKNKTVIVIAHRLSTVMNADQIVVLDKGKIIEIGSHSALVEQKGNYFELVRNQLQLGN; translated from the coding sequence TTGAAAAAATTCACTCATTACAGACAAGCCGATCATAAAGATTGCGGGCCGACATGTTTAAAGATAATAGCTAAATATTACGGTAAGACAATCAATATTCAGGAGTTGAGAGATTTTAGCGAAACAACTCGTGAAGGAAGTAATTTGCTTTTTTTGAGTGATGCTGCCGAGAAAATCGGTTTTAGGACTTTAGGGGTTAAATTGTCTGTAAAGAGAATAGAGGAAGCTCCGCTGCCATGTATTCTGCATTGGAATAAAGATCATTATGTTGTTCTTTACAAAATAAAAAAAGGTAAATACTATATATCCGATCCCGCTTTTGGACTTTTAGAATATAACAAAGAAGATTTTGTTAAGTTCTGGATTGGTAATAATGCAGGCGATGAGACGAAGGAAGGAATTGCATTACTGATCGAAGCGACACCAAACTTTTTTCAATCTGATTTTGACAAAGAAGAAAATTCCGGTTTAGGATTTAAATTTCTTTTTAAATATTTATTTCAATACAAATCATTTCTTATACAGCTTGCAATTGGACTTGTAGCCAGCAGTCTGCTGCAGCTTATTTTTCCATTTTTAACCCAGAGTATAGTCGACGTCGGGATTCAGAATCAGAACATTCATTTTATCTATTTAATTCTTTTTGCAATGCTTTTTATTTTTGCAGGAAGAACTGGTTTGGAGTTAATTAGAAGCTGGATTTTACTTCATTTATCAACGAGAATCAATATTTCGTTAATTTCAGATTTCTTTATTAAATTAATGAATCTGCCTATTTCCTATTTTGATGTCCGCATGACAGGAGATATTATGCAGCGAATAAACGATCACCGCCGTATCGAGAGAATACTTACCACATCCTCTCTTAATGTGCTGTTTTCTGTAATAAATATGTTTATAATGGGAGCGGTTTTAGCCTATTTCAATCTGCAGATATTCCTAGTTTTCTTTTTAGGAAGCGTGCTCTATTTTGCATGGATAACAATGTTCCTAAAAAGAAGAGAAGTTTTAGATTATAAACGTTTTGCAGAAGTTTCAAACGAACAGAGTAAAGTAATGGAGCTGATAAACGGCATGCAGGAAATAAAGCTTCATAATGCCGAAAAACAAAAACGCTGGGGCTGGGAGTATGTGCAGGCAAGACTTTTTAGGGTTTCAATAAAAGGCTTGGTTTTAGAACAGGCACAAACGATCGGTTCGTCGGTTATCAATGAGCTTAAAAACATTTTTATAATTCTTCTTTCTGCAAAACTTGTAATTGATGGATCCATTACATTAGGGATGATGCTCGCGATAAGCGCCATTGTTGGAAATTTAAATGGCCCAATTACTCAGTTAATAGAATTTGTTAGAGAATTGCAGGATGCTAAAATTTCACTTGCCAGATTATCCGAGATTCATCAAAAAGAAGATGAACTGCAGCAGGAAGTGCACCAGACAACTGAAGTGCCGAATGATGTTGATATTGAGATTAAAAATCTTTCGTATCGTTATTTAGGTTCAGATATTCCAGTATTGGATAATTTAAGTTTAATCATCCCGGCCAATAAAGTAACTGCAATTGTGGGTGTCAGCGGAAGCGGTAAAACAACCCTGATGAAACTGCTTTTGAAATTTTACGAACCCGAAAAAGGAGAGGTTTTAATTGGAAATGCACAGCTTAAAAATATATCTCAAAAAGCCTGGAGGTCAAATATTGGTGCTGTAATGCAGGAAGGCTTTATTTTTAGTGATACAATTGCAAATAATATTGCTTTTGGAGTAGACAGGATTGATAAAGAAAGATTAATCTACGCTTCAGATGTGGCAAATATTAAAGAATACATCAGCAGTCTGCCGTTGGGTTTTAATACTAAAATAGGAGCGGAAGGTATTGGAATGAGTACAGGCCAGAAGCAGCGACTTCTTATTGCCAGAGCTGTTTATAAAAACCCAGAAATACTTTTCTTTGATGAGGCTACTTCTGCATTAGATGCCAATAATGAGAAAGAAATAATGAAAAAATTAGATATTTTTTTCAAAAATAAAACGGTAATCGTAATTGCGCATCGATTGAGTACTGTTATGAATGCAGATCAGATTGTGGTTTTAGATAAAGGAAAAATTATCGAAATCGGAAGTCATTCAGCATTAGTAGAACAGAAGGGAAATTATTTTGAACTGGTTAGAAATCAACTGCAATTAGGAAATTAA
- a CDS encoding HlyD family efflux transporter periplasmic adaptor subunit, translating to MAEDTFELRSEEVQDILTKVPHWMIRWGTVLIFAIIVMLFFVSWFVKYPDVVHTEIVITTNIPPERIVSKSSGRIEAILVKNKTLVPKNSTLAIIENTADYKDVFLLKSIVDSYDINAKKVFPFAMLKNKQLGEIESAFAVFQKDYQAQELNENLHPFEIESRAQSSEKIQIKERLDILQQQKVINESELELQKNEIARFEVLFNKGIISAQEMELKKLGYLQAMKSYKSLLTSISQLRSSLIDNTKSSQNSHINSTKEEVNLGRSMAQSFYQLKKVIKDWELAYTLKSSVSGVVTFLQVWNENQTINVGDNVFSIIPDAKNSFVGKVKAPALNSGKIKVGQRVNIRLANYPDREFGVLKGEIKNISLVPDKDGNLLLDVALPNGLKTSYNKQIIFQQEMKGSAEIVTEDLRLIERILYQFKSIFEQV from the coding sequence ATGGCTGAAGATACATTTGAGTTAAGAAGCGAAGAAGTTCAGGATATCCTGACCAAAGTACCGCATTGGATGATCCGATGGGGAACAGTGCTGATATTTGCCATAATTGTAATGCTGTTTTTTGTTTCCTGGTTTGTCAAATATCCAGATGTTGTGCATACCGAAATCGTAATTACCACTAATATTCCTCCTGAGAGAATTGTTTCGAAATCTTCTGGTCGTATTGAGGCAATTTTGGTAAAAAACAAAACTTTGGTTCCTAAAAACAGCACACTGGCCATCATTGAAAATACCGCTGACTACAAGGATGTTTTTTTATTAAAAAGCATTGTAGACAGCTATGATATTAATGCTAAAAAAGTATTTCCGTTTGCGATGCTGAAAAATAAACAGCTAGGTGAAATAGAAAGTGCCTTTGCTGTTTTTCAGAAAGATTATCAGGCTCAGGAATTAAACGAAAATCTGCATCCTTTTGAAATTGAAAGCAGGGCGCAGAGCTCAGAGAAAATCCAGATCAAAGAAAGACTGGATATTCTCCAGCAGCAAAAGGTAATTAATGAAAGTGAACTGGAACTGCAGAAAAATGAAATAGCGCGTTTTGAAGTTTTATTCAATAAAGGAATTATTTCTGCTCAGGAAATGGAATTGAAGAAACTGGGTTATCTTCAGGCAATGAAGAGTTATAAAAGCCTTTTAACCTCGATTTCCCAATTAAGGTCCTCTTTGATCGACAATACAAAATCGAGCCAAAATTCGCACATAAACAGCACAAAAGAGGAGGTTAATCTTGGAAGGAGTATGGCGCAGTCATTTTATCAGCTGAAAAAAGTGATAAAAGACTGGGAACTGGCTTATACATTAAAATCTTCTGTAAGCGGGGTTGTTACTTTTCTGCAGGTTTGGAACGAAAATCAGACTATAAATGTGGGGGATAATGTTTTCTCTATAATTCCAGATGCTAAAAACAGTTTTGTTGGAAAAGTAAAAGCTCCCGCTCTGAATTCAGGAAAAATAAAAGTAGGGCAGAGAGTCAATATTCGTCTGGCCAATTATCCTGATAGAGAGTTTGGTGTATTGAAAGGTGAAATCAAAAATATTTCGTTAGTGCCCGATAAAGATGGAAACTTATTGCTGGACGTCGCACTTCCTAACGGCTTAAAAACATCTTATAATAAACAAATTATCTTCCAGCAGGAAATGAAAGGAAGTGCCGAAATTGTGACAGAAGATTTACGATTAATTGAAAGAATCTTGTATCAATTTAAAAGTATATTTGAACAAGTTTAG
- a CDS encoding methyltransferase, which translates to MFSFKQFTINQDRCAMKVGTDGVLLGSWAPINHNPFSILDIGAGTGIIALMLAQRTHAEQIDALEIDEDAYEQAVENFESSPWGDRLFCFHAGLDEFIEEPEDEYDLIVSNPPFYAEDYKTENEQRDLARFQDAMPFEEIVEAADLLLSENGVLAIIIPFKEEEKFIALAKEAELYPIKITRVKGTPKSEIKRSLLAFSRNEVSTIEIDELVIEIDRHVYTPEYIELTKDFYLKF; encoded by the coding sequence ATGTTTTCATTTAAGCAATTTACCATTAATCAAGATCGTTGTGCAATGAAAGTTGGTACAGACGGCGTTTTATTGGGTTCTTGGGCTCCAATAAATCACAATCCGTTTAGTATTTTGGATATTGGTGCAGGAACAGGAATTATCGCTTTAATGCTGGCGCAGCGCACTCATGCAGAACAAATCGATGCTCTTGAAATTGATGAAGATGCTTACGAACAAGCCGTTGAAAATTTTGAAAGTTCTCCTTGGGGAGATCGTTTATTTTGCTTTCATGCTGGTTTAGACGAATTTATCGAAGAACCTGAAGACGAATATGATTTGATTGTTTCGAATCCTCCTTTTTATGCTGAAGATTACAAAACAGAGAATGAACAGAGAGATTTAGCACGTTTTCAAGATGCAATGCCTTTTGAAGAAATCGTCGAAGCTGCAGATTTATTGCTTTCAGAAAACGGAGTACTTGCTATAATTATTCCTTTTAAAGAAGAAGAAAAATTCATCGCTTTAGCAAAAGAAGCTGAATTGTACCCAATAAAAATCACAAGGGTAAAAGGCACTCCAAAATCAGAAATTAAGCGAAGTTTACTGGCTTTTAGCCGCAATGAAGTTTCCACAATTGAAATCGATGAATTAGTTATCGAAATCGACAGACATGTTTATACTCCAGAATATATCGAACTAACTAAGGATTTTTATTTGAAATTCTAA
- a CDS encoding four helix bundle protein: MNKPYDLEKRTFLFAKECRTYIRTLSKTTSNIEDGKQLIRSSGSVGANYIEANEKLGDKDLIFRLKISRKEAKESKFWLRLLHELNPDQRMISDSLLFEVEELRKILSAIITKTSK, from the coding sequence ATGAATAAACCCTATGATTTAGAAAAGAGGACTTTCTTGTTTGCAAAAGAATGTCGAACATATATTAGAACTTTATCGAAAACAACATCCAATATTGAAGACGGCAAACAATTAATAAGATCGTCTGGTTCTGTGGGAGCAAACTACATTGAAGCGAATGAAAAATTAGGTGATAAAGATTTAATATTTAGACTTAAAATATCCCGAAAAGAAGCCAAAGAATCTAAATTCTGGCTGCGCTTATTACACGAACTAAACCCTGATCAAAGAATGATTTCTGATTCTTTATTATTTGAGGTAGAAGAATTGCGTAAAATTTTATCAGCAATAATCACGAAAACTTCAAAATAA
- the rimM gene encoding ribosome maturation factor RimM (Essential for efficient processing of 16S rRNA) produces MRKEECFYLGKIAKKFSFKGEVLIYLDTDEPELYENLESVFVEHNKHLVPFFIETSSLHKNDFLRVRFEDVNTEEEADSLVGNAIYLPLTMLPKLTGNKFYFHEVIGFEIEDKRLGVFGKITSINDSTAQPLFEVLNGEVEILVPMIDHFLVKIDRDNKKVIMDLPEGLVEMYL; encoded by the coding sequence ATGCGTAAAGAAGAATGTTTTTATTTAGGTAAAATCGCTAAAAAATTTAGTTTCAAAGGTGAAGTTCTAATCTATTTAGATACGGATGAACCTGAGTTATACGAAAATCTGGAATCAGTGTTTGTTGAACACAACAAACACTTGGTTCCTTTTTTTATTGAAACAAGTTCTTTACATAAAAACGACTTTCTAAGAGTTCGTTTTGAAGATGTAAATACAGAGGAAGAAGCAGATTCTTTAGTAGGCAATGCGATTTATCTTCCTTTAACCATGTTACCAAAACTTACAGGTAACAAATTTTATTTCCACGAAGTTATTGGTTTTGAAATTGAAGACAAACGTTTAGGTGTTTTCGGAAAAATAACTTCTATTAATGACTCAACTGCTCAACCACTTTTTGAAGTTTTAAATGGTGAAGTGGAAATCTTAGTTCCAATGATCGACCATTTCTTGGTAAAGATTGACCGCGACAACAAAAAAGTAATCATGGATCTTCCAGAAGGTCTTGTGGAGATGTACCTTTAG